From a single Parambassis ranga chromosome 2, fParRan2.1, whole genome shotgun sequence genomic region:
- the LOC114446033 gene encoding striated muscle preferentially expressed protein kinase-like isoform X4 translates to MKKIWSKKRFQRTGHSTRTFGRFTHVFRSCRKQSYDSETTEDETTEPQMETKEGAGRHQDKAGRRGPSGEGGRMMDYNPDASDRRATLPGTYDPVVERELRALGSRPPGPHLDPTNPARTHTADESEGLSPHSQPPLSTHKNSISAQKQEVEPSQTGQSSGVNSVVMTPKLARAGPKIFDKVRAFEERRGSVDLPRVALSLELDDSGKKSGGPSKEESRILEGAAQKRAAFKQRASSLEDRTSYSQKVQTYQSKFAEELQRIKKLVGKPSLKKAYSTEQLSNKDRLNAGKLEPIPPQVVKKLEARDRALEERKDGEKEGAGLGNHSNIPGKDKMTQPGSLGKPGDNSSQGSTGKISVTMETPPVHQLPRQPLPTATRTSLIRETIQSLQAADKDTLAASSHKSSSSSRDHKADHRSPSPTGNTSCPKNLREPGFQCPPKPPRNTPSASPSISPLLKKRKAEVGRTSPALKVNIPTILVEDEPMEMEKATDRSRRRDGRLRKNSRGRSAQPRSPEEGSSSDDSYLSADEEPAEAPRFETPLKDTTEPGGSKVMLKCIISGNPAPTVTWRKNNMEIRSDAFHVVKSEGEQHSLLIKEMRPNNVGSYCVTAVNTAGRSSCSAQLHIQSDVSSTVQSDEEYLSPQEEAMEVRDSPCLTKRVHFKEPPLFQVVPCDQGVTEGQDVVISAKIRGQPKPIVHWFKDGVTVKTTGRFALRETEDDASEMRISSAQRSDAGIYVCKIVNEYGFKQAECRVDVRAPETQKTLKITQEVNDVAVRAGESAMFECYITGPPDVDVDWLSNGKLIQPALLNCKMHFDGKRCRLMLNSMHEDDSGTYTCKLSTAKEELTSSANLRVTPSKEPLFTRKLDILEVIEGRTARFDCKVSGLPAPRVTWMHFETPVEESDNVRILQEGGRHSLVIAHVSSDTEGFFTAVAENFHGKSECTAELYMQEPRAAITSHMAKLEKMPSIPEEPEMLENEVEKRTMPDFFKPLADVEVIEGKEAVLKCKVAGMPYPTISWYHNGKRIESSEDRKMTQYRDVHNLVIRNACHAHGGVYKAVIANKVGKAACYAHLYVTGIVPDPPDGPPVIEAITGKTITLSWKRPKRLDPSFDAGSLLYVVQQQPLGSIQWSVVVSNIRETNYTVTSLSKGVRYAFRVLTSTGKTLSKPSPATDLVQLLDRGPYMRKAPVITEKPDVVYVVENQPANITITLNHAHAAVTWKRRGVVLVSRPGMYEMSMPDDDQHTLKVQRVRSTDVGQLVVTASNQFGSDLCTIQLAMAVAPKFESIMEDVELHVGETSRLAVVVEGKPDPDILWYKDDSLLCESSHFTFVYDDPEYSLVILNAQPEHSGVYTCTAKNLAGSNSCKAELTVHTERQEAAEPMEDEGTILRKMRRLTDYYHIHKEIGRGAFSYVKKVTQKKGKAEFAAKFICARGKRKALALREMDLLSELDNERILYFQDAFEKKNVVVLITELCHEELLERMAKKTTVMELEIRSSVQQVLEGLRYLNQKNIIHLDIKPENILMASPASDHIRICDFGNALKLGASEDYYCKYGTPEYVAPEIVNQTPVSIATDIWPVGVITYLCLTGVSPFAGENDRATALNIRNYNVAFEESMFSDLCKEAKGFVIKLLVVDRLRPSAVECLRHPWFKSPTNKSISTAMLKQVLSRRRWQRSLISYKSKMVMRSIPELLSDSSSHVSIAVARHLKEGSPPPSSSSDSDADVDELPFIPMPLSMVFSGSRVSLNEIPGDEDVTGADGTRKNIAVVGTSGGTSKRMKDEEEIPNEERIEKTNRVPLQKGSSVESDESQTKARRATMRRGSSADSALLLHIDPEEENADQASEASSKNLKKAVSMELPNRSPSPGAAKLSQEDYALKLELMRQRLLRGGNVDKKMSGLRGPLFETLGIEDERQTGSLDRNLRRSRTAESTLTRAASSESTGEDMPKTKVFRKSASFTQGDSEPMPLHRRFGAPLEIPSVSNGSVDGKKLQEAISMSALTEQSTLESAPGRSDQQQKHRVKEQDGKTRTKTEPEHADKVEPESRSPSVITPIIVIEEEDEVEESKRNQVLHIHEKEITQTPPAANESADTSPEHPAVFSKVATADQSPGSVSSSSNSDLPTIARQPVLRTDIKDIDSEEVFEARFKKRESSLTRGLRKLTRNKSEERSPVLNRKAAEGEEVYRPGPRGAPLEMVSKGLQEKSKSVQDLREEDKETGLGLIGRLSLRAKRSTSVEKKGEKPKEEKQESAANKRVSWAVGRSKSLDTKELDERKAEESSVSAMRRKFESKVAGISAKIRTQSEERKDKDSKGSQKELLQKDSNKVTDSPVLAMRQKFENKVAEISSKIRSQSEERKGDAEGRSTPLFSRHRHSHSEGRGLKGMGIPENQLATQTSAAASKESVDSTSSIQSEKTSESDRRSRWDRWGRTRSRKEKTPSQSDLPSSVPKEETKNEEFIRSASDFAPVFHIKLKDHILLEGESVTLSCLPAGSPPPEITWMKDRKPLEVDDRISLISHPDGRQLLMIMKSNHKDAGVFECVAINQIATITTSCTLSIACHPKRPGTPEVPQTYNNTALVLWKPADTKSPCSYTLERKTEGDSKWLTVATGVADCYYNITDLPQGGTFRFRVSCVNKAGQGPYSNWSAPVNLDTSGGGATPVVAIVKTVPEPIVTSSVTVPPLKPVQNNTPRTTVSITTSTSTPSLSPKMAVTPTPPHSHPSSPSANPPSPSGGTALEKLSSVLPSSPTVKAPPPFVLPKPQSPVNVVTPMTQTPPTLVTPPSTPTKPAAVPTYVPTNTTAHVAPTPVSFTPQVLQTSSLSPIGEGASTPTRGTPSGRATPSTALRQGVPQKPYTFLEEKGRGRFGVIRECRENATGKIYMAKIIPYTQDNKQDVLKEYEILKSLHNEKIMALHEAYVTPRYLVLVAEYCTGKELLFSLIDRFRYSEDDVVGYLVQILQGVEYLHSRRVLHLDLKSDNIMVTNLNAIKIVDFGSAQSFNPLSLKHQDSGAGTLEYMAPEMVKGEVVGPPADIWTVGVVTYIMLSGRLPFEDKDPQKVETKILMAKFDPTKLYSNVSQSASAFLKKMLSSYPWARPTTRDCFTHAWLQDSYLMKLRRQTLTFTSGRLKEFLVEQQCRRTEDATKHKVLLRTYQSSPQSPGSGTAPHIPSSK, encoded by the exons atgaagaaaatctGGTCCAAGAAGAGATTTCAG AGAACTGGGCATTCCACGCGGACATTTGGCAGATTTACCCATG TTTTCCGCTCCTGCCGAAAGCAAAGCTATG ACTCTGAGACCACAGAGGACGAGACCACAGAGCCTCAGATGGAAACCAAAGAAGGGGCCGGGAGGCACCAAGACAAGGCTGGCCGAAGAGGACCTTCGG GTGAGGGAGGAAGGATGATGGACTATAACCCCGATGCTTCAGACCGCAGGGCCACCCTACCCGGCACCTATGACCCCGTGGTGGAGCGAGAGCTTCGCGCCCTTGGCTCCCGCCCTCCAGGCCCTCACTTGGACCCCACAAACCCAGCCAG GACTCATACTGCTGATGAATCAGAGGGACTCTCCCCCCACTCCCAGCCACCtctcagcacacacaaaaacagcatcaGTGCCCAAAAACAAGAAGTGGAACCCTCTCAGACAGGCCAGTCATCTGGTGTTAACAGTGTTGTCATGACACCCAAACTGGCTCGTGCTGGACCCAAGATCTTCGACAAGGTTCGGGCTTTTGAGGAGCGAAGGGGGAGTGTGGATCTGCCAAGAGTGGCACTGTCCTTAGAGTTAGACGACAGTGGAAAAAAGTCAGGAGGCCCCAGCAAAGAGGAGAGCCGGATCCTGGAGGGAGCAGCTCAGAAAAGAGCTGCATTTAAGCAACGGGCTTCTTCTCTAGAGGACAGGACGAGCTACTCCCAGAAGGTCCAGACATACCAAAGCAAGTTTGCAGAGGAGCTCCAGAGGATCAAGAAACTTGTGGGGAAGCCAAGCTTGAAGAAGGCATATTCAACTGAGCAGCTGTCAAACAAAGATAGGCTGAATGCAGGGAAACTAGAGCCCATTCCTCCTCAAGTAGTTAAAAAGCTAGAGGCAAGGGATCGAGccctggaggagagaaaagatggGGAGAAGGAAGGAGCAGGTCTGGGGAATCACAGTAACATCCCTGGAAAGGATAAGATGACACAGCCAGGTTCACTAGGGAAACCAGGGGATAACTCATCACAAGGAAGCACAGGGAAAATctctgttaccatggagacaccACCAGTTCACCAGTTACCAAGGCAACCATTGCCAACAGCCACGAGGACAAGCCTCATCAG GGAAACCATACAGAGCTTGCAGGCAGCTGACAAAGACACACTGGCTGCCTCATCACACAAATCTTCATCCTCTTCCAGAGACCACAAAGCAGACCACAGATCACCGAGCCCAACAGGGAACACGTCATGCCCAAAAAATTTAAGGGAACCAGGGTTCCAGTGTCCACCCAAGCCCCCCCGCAACACCCCGTCAGCTTCTCCTTCCATCAGCCCGCTCCTAAAAAAGAGGAAGGCGGAGGTGGGGCGGACATCTCCAGCCCTAAAAGTGAATATCCCTACCATCCTGGTGGAGGATGAACCCATGGAGATGGAAAAGGCCACcgacaggagcaggaggagggatggTAGACTTCGCAAAAACAGCAGGGGTCGCTCTGCTCAACCCAGGTCTCCAGAGGAAG GGAGCTCGTCTGACGACTCCTACCTCTCTGCTGACGAGGAGCCAGCCGAGGCCCCAAGGTTTGAGACGCCTCTGAAGGACACCACAGAACCTGGTGGCTCTAAGGTGATGCTGAAATGTATCATCAGTGGCAACCCAGCCCCCACAG TAACATGGAGGAAAAATAACATGGAGATCCGGAGCGATGCCTTCCATGTAGTTAAATCAGAGGGCGAGCAGCACAGTCTACTGATAAAGGAGATGAGGCCGAACAACGTGGGGTCGTACTGCGTCACAGCTGTCAACACAGCGGGCAGATCGTCCTGCAGCGCCCAGCTTCACATCCAatcag ATGTCAGCAGTACAGTCCAGTCAGATGAGGAGTACCTGAGTCCGCAGGAGGAGGCGATGGAGGTTAGGGACTCACCTTGTCTGACGAAAAGGGTCCACTTCAAAGAGCCTCCCTTATTTCAA GTGGTGCCATGTGACCAGGGAGTAACTGAAGGTCAAGATGTTGTCATCTCGGCGAAGATCAGAGGGCAGCCCAAACCAATTGTTCACTG GTTTAAGGACGGAGTCACAGTGAAGACAACAGGGCGCTTTGCTCTGAGAGAAACAGAGGATGACGCCAGTGAAATGAGAATCAGCTCAGCTCAGAGGTCAGACGCAGGGATTTATGTTTGCAAGATCGTCAACGAGTATGGTTTCAAGCAGGCAGAATGCAGAGTGGACGTCAGAG caccTGAAACACAAAAGACATTAAAAATCACCCAGGAAGTAAATGACGTGGCAGTTAGGGCTGGGGAGTCGGCCATGTTTGAGTGCTACATCACAGGACCTCCAGATGTGGATGTGGACTGGCTCTCCAATGGGAAGCTGATCCAGCCGGCACTGCTCAACTGCAAGATGCACTTTGATGGGAAgag ATGTCGTTTAATGCTGAATTCAATGCACGAGGATGACAGTGGGACATACACTTGCAAGCTGAGCACTGCTAAAG AGGAGCTGACCTCAAGTGCAAACCTAAGAGTCACTCCATCGAAGGAGCCGCTGTTCACTCGTAAACTGGACATCCTGGAGGTCATTGAAGGTCGTACTGCACGCTTTGACTGTAAGGTGAGCGGATTACCCGCTCCACGAGTCACATGGATGCATTTTG AGACTCCAGTGGAGGAAAGTGATAATGTTCGCATCCTTCAAGAGGGGGGTCGTCACTCGCTTGTCATCGCCCACGTCAGCAGTGACACAGAAGGCTTTTTCACGGCAGTGGCTGAGAACTTTCACGGGAAGTCTGAATGCACTGCTGAGCTGTACATGCAAGAGCCCAGAGCTgccatcacttcacacat GGCCAAGCTGGAGAAGATGCCATCCATCCCAGAGGAGCCTGAAATGCTGGAAAATGAAGTGGAGAAGAGGACCATGCCAGATTTCTTCAAACCTCTGGCTGATGTGGAGGTGATCGAGGGGAAAGAGGCAGTCCTTAAATGCAAAGTAGCAGGCATGCCCTACCCAACTATCTCCTGGTACCACAACGGCAAGCGCATAGAGAGCAGCGAGGATCGTAAAATGACTCAGT ACAGGGATGTCCACAATCTGGTCATCAGGAATGCTTGTCACGCTCATGGGGGAGTCTACAAGGCCGTCATTGCTAATAAAGTGGGCAAAGCAGCCTGCTATGCTCATCTATATGTCACAG GTATTGTTCCTGACCCTCCTGATGGGCCACCTGTGATCGAGGCCATAACAGGAAAAACTATCACCCTCAGCTGGAAGAGACCAAAGAGACTTGATCCTTCATTTG ATGCTGGCTCCTTGCTGTATGTGgtacagcagcagcctctgggcTCCATCCAGTGGTCCGTCGTGGTGTCTAACATAAGAGAGACCAACTACACTGTCACCTCTCTGTCAAAGGGAGTCCGCTACGCTTTCAGAGTGCTGACGTCCACAGGGAAGACGCTGAGCAAACCATCACCTGCTACTGATCTGGTCCAGCTGCTAGACAGAG GACCTTATATGAGGAAAGCACCAGTCATTACGGAGAAACCAGACGTTGTGTATGTTGTTGAGAACCAACCTGCGAACATCACTATCACCCTGAACCACGCGCATGCAGCCGTCACCTGGAAAAG GAGAGGCGTAGTGTTGGTCAGCAGACCCGGGATGTACGAGATGAGCATGCCAGACGATGACCAGCACACCCTGAAAGTACAGCGTGTCAGGAGCACAGACGTGGGTCAGCTGGTGGTCACTGCGAGCAACCAGTTTGGCAGCGACCTCTGCACCATTCAGCTGGCTATGGCAG TTGCTCCTAAATTTGAATCCATCATGGAGGATGTGGAATTGCACGTCGGGGAGACGTCTCGCCTGGCTGTCGTGGTTGAAGGGAAACCAGACCCTGATATACTGTGGTACAAG GATGATTCGCTTCTCTGCGAGAGCAGCCACTTCACGTTTGTGTACGATGACCCGGAATACTCGCTTGTCATCCTCAACGCTCAGCCCGAACACTCAGGGGTGTACACCTGCACTGCAAAGAACCTGGCTGGCTCCAACTCCTGCAAGGCTGAGCTCACAGTTCACACAG AGCGACAAGAAGCAGCCGAGCCAATGGAGGACGAGGGGACCATTCTGAGGAAAATGAGGCGTTTGACAGATTACTATCATATCCACAAAGAGATAGGGAG GGGGGCTTTCTCTTACGTAAAGAAGGTGACGCAGAAGAAAGGAAAGGCCGAGTTCGCAGCCAAATTCATCTGCGCTCGAGGAAAGAGGAAAGCCTTGGCTCTCAGAGAGATGGATCTGCTGTCCGAGCTGGACAACGAGAGGATCCTCTACTTCCAGGATGCTTTTGAGAAGAAGAATGTGGTGGTGCTCATCACTGAGTT atgTCACGAGGAGCTGCTGGAAAGAATGgccaagaaaacaacagtgatGGAACTGGAG ATCCGCAGCAGTGTGCAGCAGGTTCTGGAGGGTCTTCGTTATCTCAACCAAAAAAACATTATTCACCTCGACATTAAG ccagaaaacattttaatggcAAGTCCAGCCAGTGACCACATCCGCATCTGCGACTTTGGAAATGCTTTGAAATTGGGGGCTTCAGAGGATTATTACTGCAAATACGGCACGCCAGAATATGTTGCACCAGAGATTGTTAACCAAACTCccgtttccatagcaacagacATATG GCCTGTTGGTGTCATCACCTACCTCTG tCTTACAGGGGTGTCTCCGTTTGCTGGTGAGAACGACAGAGCCACTGCCTTAAACATCCGGAACTACAATGTGGCGTTTGAGGAGAGCATGTTTTCTGATCTCTGCAAAGAAGCAAAGGGATTTGTCATCAAGCTTTTGGTTGTGGACAGACT GAGGCCCAGTGCTGTTGAGTGCCTTCGTCATCCTTGGTTCAAG TCACCAACAAACAAGAGTATCAGCACAGCTATGCTGAAGCAGGTTTTGTCCAGGAGGCGATGGCAG CGCTCTCTGATCAGCTACAAATCCAAGATGGTGATGCGCTCCATCCCCGAGCTCCTCAGTGACTCGTCCAGCCACGTCTCCATCGCTGTGGCCCGGCATTTAAAAGAAGGctcccctccaccctcctcttcgTCAGACTCTGACGCAGACGTGGATGAGCTTCCTTTTATCCCCATGCCTCTGTCCATGGTCTTCTCTGGTTCAAGAGTCTCCCTTAATGAGATCCCAGGGGATGAGGATGTCACCGGTGCTGATGGGACAAGGAAAAACATAGCTGTAGTAGGTACCAGTGGAGGGACGAGTAAAAGGAtgaaagatgaagaggaaatCCCAAATGAAGAGAGAATTGAAAAGACAAATCGAGTTCCACTTCAAAAAGGATCCAGTGTAGAGTCTGATGAATCGCAGACAAAGGCAAGACGGGCTACCATGAGGAGAGGCAGCTCTGCTGATTCAGCACTGCTTCTCCACATTGACCCAGAAGAGGAAAATGCAGATCAGGCTTCAGAAGCAAGTAGCAAGAATCTGAAAAAGGCTGTTTCTATGGAGCTACCTAATCGCAGCCCAAGCCCTGGAGCAGCAAAGCTAAGCCAGGAGGATTATGCCCTGAAACTGGAACTGATGAGGCAGCGGCTGCTCAGAGGAGGAAATGTGGACAAAAAGATGAGTGGCCTGCGAGGACCCCTGTTCGAAACACTCGGCATAGAAGACGAGAGGCAGACGGGATCTTTAGATCGAAATTTAAGGAGATCTAGAACAGCAGAATCTACACTCACCAGGGCTGCATCTTCAGAGAGTACAGGAGAGGACATGCCAAAGACCAAAGTTTTTCGCAAAAGCGCCTCCTTCACTCAGGGGGACTCTGAGCCTATGCCCCTGCACCGCAGGTTCGGAGCCCCATTAGAGATCCCATCTGTGAGCAATGGTAGCGTAGATGGGAAGAAACTCCAGGAGGCAATTTCAATGTCTGCACTGACAGAGCAATCAACACTTGAGTCTGCACCAGGAAGATCGGACCAACAGCAGAAACATAGAGTGAAAGAGCAGGATGGGAAGACAAGGACCAAAACAGAGCCAGAACATGCAGATAAAGTAGAACCTGAGTCTAGATCGCCCTCTGTTATCACTCCAATAATTGTaatagaggaggaggatgaagtaGAAGAGAGCAAAAGAAACCAGGTGTTACATATTCATGAAAAGGAAATCACTCAAACACCTCCTGCTGCAAATGAGTCAGCAGATACATCACCTGAACATCCTGCGGTATTCTCCAAAGTAGCAACAGCAGACCAATCCCCTGGTTCTGTTTCCTCTTCATCAAACTCTGATCTTCCCACCATCGCTCGTCAGCCAGTGCTCAGAACAGATATCAAAGACATCGACTCAGAGGAGGTCTTTGAAGCAAGGTTTAAGAAGCGGGAGTCATCTTTGACGCGTGGCCTTCGAAAGCTGACCAGGAACAAATCAGAAGAGAGATCACCTGTGTTGAACCGAAAGGCAGCAGAAGGAGAGGAGGTTTACAGGCCAGGACCAAGGGGAGCACCTTTGGAGATGGTCTCCAAGGGGCTGCAGGAGAAATCCAAATCAGTTCAAGATCTAAGAGAAGAAGATAAGGAAACAGGCCTGGGGCTGATCGGGAGGTTGTCCTTACGGGCGAAGAGGTCTACATCTGTTGAAAAGAAGGGTGAAAAACCAAAGGAAGAAAAGCAGGAATCAGCTGCAAACAAGAGGGTTTCATGGGCTGTTGGTCGCAGTAAGTCTCTGGACACAAAGGAGCTGGATGAGAGAAAAGCTGAGGAGTCATCAGTTTCTGCAATGAGGCGTAAGTTTGAGTCCAAAGTAGCAGGAATCTCTGCCAAAATACGGACTCagtcagaggagaggaaggataAAGATAGCAAGGGGAGTCAGAAGGAGCTGCTTCAAAAAGATTcaaacaaagtcacagactCTCCTGTCCTGGCAATGAGGCAGAAGTTTGAAAACAAAGTGGCTGAAATATCTTCAAAAATCCGCAGTCAGtctgaggagaggaaaggagacgCAGAGGGAAGGAGCACACCGCTGTTCTCTCGCCACCGCCATTCACACTCAGAAGGCCGTGGGCTTAAGGGCATGGGCATCCCTGAGAATCAGCTGGCGACACAAACCAGCGCCGCCGCATCCAAGGAATCAGTGGACTCCACTTCCAGCATCCAATCTGAGAAAACCTCAGAGAGTGACAGAAGATCCCGATGGGACAGATGGGGTCGGACACGAAGCAGGAAGGAGAAAACTCCTTCCCAATCTGATCTGCCCTCATCAGTCCCcaaagaagaaacaaagaatGAAGAGTTCATCCGCTCGGCTTCAGATTTCGCTCCGGTGTTCCACATCAAACTCAAAGACCACATCTTACTGGAAGGGGAGTCTGTCACTCTGAGCTGCCTTCCAGCTGGAAGCCCCCCTCCAGAAATCACATGGATGAAAG acCGGAAGCCGTTGGAGGTGGATGACAGGATCAGCCTGATCTCCCACCCAGACGGCCGGCAGCTTCTTATGATCATGAAGTCCAACCACAAGGATGCTGGAGTTTTTGAATGTGTGGCGATCAATCAAATAGCGACCATCACTACCTCCTGCACACTTTCAATAGCTT GCCACCCAAAACGACCAGGAACCCCTGAAGTCCCTCAGACTTACAACAACACCGCCCTGGTGTTGTGGAAGCCAGCAGACACAAAATCCCCATGCAGCTACACtctggaaagaaaaacagaag GTGATTCTAAATGGTTAACTGTGGCCACTGGAGTGGCTGACTGCTACTACAACATCACAGACCTGCCACAAGGAGGCACCTTCAGGTTCAGAGTTTCCTGCGTGAACAAGGCCGGACAGGGGCCGTACAGCAACTGGTCTGCTCCAGTTAACCTGGACACATCAG GTGGAGGAGCTACGCCTGTGGTCGCCATAGTTAAAACAGTCCCTGAGCCTATTGTTACCTCCTCAGTCACTGTCCCTCCACTCAAACCAGTCCAGAACAATACCCCCAGAACCACAGTCTCcatcaccacctccacctctacTCCATCTCTCTCACCCAAAATGGCTGTCACTCCCACACCTCCACACTCCCATCCTTCCAGCCCTTCAGCAAACCCTCCCTCGCCATCTGGAGGCACAGCGCTGGAAAAGTTAAGCTCCGTTCTTCCTTCCTCCCCGACAGTCAAAGCACCTCCACCCTTTGTTCTTCCTAAACCCCAGAGTCCAGTTAATGTGGTGACCCCCATGACTCAGACACCTCCAACTCTTGTAACGCCGCCCTCAACTCCAACAAAACCAGCCGCAGTGCCCACATATGTCCCCACAAACACCACCGCCCATGTTGCCCCGACCCCCGTCTCCTTTACCCCGCAGGTGCTCCAGACCTCCAGTCTGAGCCCCATCGGAGAGGGAGCCAGTACCCCTACCCGAGGAACCCCCTCAGGACGTGCTACACCTTCCACTGCTCTACGACAAGGAGTTCCACAGAAACCGTACACGTTCCTAGAAGAGAAAGGAAG GGGACGGTTTGGAGTCATTCGAGAGTGCAGAGAGAACGCCACAGGTAAAATCTACATGGCCAAGATCATTCCCTACACTCAGGACAACAAGCAGGATGTCCTGAAGGAGTACGAGATCCTGAAATCTCTTCACAATGAGAAGATCATGGCTCTGCATGAGGCCTACGTCACACCACGCTACCTGGTGCTGGTGGCAGAGTACTGCACCGGCAAAGAGCTGCTGTTCAGCCTCATTGACAG GTTTCGTTACTCTGAGGACGACGTGGTGGGATACCTGGTGCAGATTCTGCAGGGAGTCGAGTACCTCCACAGCCGGCGCGTCCTCCATCTGGACCTCAAGTCTGACAACATCATGGTGACCAACCTCAACGCCATCAAGATTGTGGATTTTGGGAGCGCTCAGAGTTTCAACCCTCTCAGCCTCAAGCACCAGGACTCAGGAGCAGGAACGCTGGAATACATGG ctcCTGAGATGGTAAAAGGTGAAGTGGTTGGTCCTCCTGCAGATATTTGGACTGTTGGAGTTGTCACCTACATCAT GCTGAGCGGTCGGCTGCCATTTGAAGATAAAGACCCTCAGAAAGTTGAAACTAAAATCCTGATGGCCAAGTTCGACCCTACAAAACTGTATTCAAACGTGTCCCAAAGTGCCTCCGCTTTTCTCAAGAAGATGTTGAGTAGTTACCCATG gGCCCGGCCGACCACACGAGACTGCTTCACTCATGCCTGGCTGCAGGATTCCTACCTAATGAAGCTGAGGAGACAGACTCTCACCTTCACGTCTGGACGGCTCAAAGAGTTCCTGGTGGAACAACAGTGTCGTCGCACAGAGGACGCCACCAAGCACAAGGTGCTGCTACGCACCTACCAGAGCTCACCCCAGTCCCCTGGGTCTGGAACCGCACCACACATCCCCAGCTCAAAGTGA